The sequence below is a genomic window from Planktothrix serta PCC 8927.
AAAACTATGATCAGTTACCTTTAATTAACTGCTATCCCGGTCAACTGAATCAAGTTTATATGAATTTGCTATCGAATGCGATCGATGCCTTACAAGAGTGTTGGGAAGAGCAGAATCAAATCTATCTTTCTCAACAACCTCAAATTACTATCACTACGAGGGTCATTGATCAAAAATGGATTGAAATTTTAGTTAAGGATAATGCTTCTGGAATTCCACCGGATGTTAAATCTCGGATTTTTGACCCCTTCTTTACGACCAAACCCGTTGGCAAAGGCACAGGTTTAGGTTTATCAATTAGCTATAAAATTATTGTAGATAAACATCAAGGTCAACTGAAATGTTCCTCTAAAATCGGAGAAGGAACGGAATTTATGATTAAACTTCCGATTGTTCGTTCTGAGTTGGGTTGACATCCTCCCACCGCTAATTCGGAGTACCGAATATAGCGGGGGATTCCAAAGATTACTCTTTGGGTTTCCTCTTTCTACGACTCGGCTTGCATTGAGGAGTTTCCTCACCAATGTAGAGGTCGATGTCTCCAGAGGCGTTTAACGTTCCTGCGTGCCCCGCAGTACGGAGTCCTAGCTCAAGTATGCGGTTGAAGGTAAACTGGCGATCGCTATCCACAACAGCCCCATCCAATCAATGCCCGATACAAAAATACACATTAATTTAAAGAATTAATCGAAGGGGAAAATTTTAATATTTTTTTAATGAATAGAGTTTTGTCAAATAATTTTAAAAAGGACAAGGTATCGTATCATAAAAAAACAATGTTTGTCTAAGTCCTAGCAGCATTGTCTTAATTGAACCCGGAAAATAGAAGATTAAGCCTTTGTATAGACACCCTCAGACTTTTACCCCGATAAAAGGCAATTCCCGTGTCTCTACATTTGTGATGATGATCACACCCTTAACAAGATTGAATCACAAGAGTAACCCGATATCATCACTGAATATTCTGCTATTCCCGATAAGATTAATATCAGAGAAACTAAATTTATACGGTTATCTAACTTTCTAACCTACTCTTTCAGAAGGAACTTAAAATGATTTCCCCAAAACAAGCACAACTGATTCAATTTTTACGTTGGGAGTTAGCGATCCCGGCGTCCTCAATTGCCATGGCACTCCGCCACCCGGAACAGGATTCAGGACAGTTACCTATGATCCTGTGGCAGTATGGATTGGTTACACTCGAACAACTGGATCGAATTTTTGATTGGTTAGAGCGATTTGGCAGTATTATGGAAGTGAAACCTGATCGGTCTTCTCATTCGGACTATTACCAGTCTTCAAGAGAGGAAACGGTTGATCTCTCTGTTTCTCTGGTGGCTTAGTTCTTGAAGGGTTAAATCATTTTGAGAAGATGTCTTAATCCCATTTTTAATATTTTGTCTATGCCAAAACGTTTAAGAAAACGATTTCAACAATCAAAATTTAGATTCAAAAAACAAAAGTCAGCTTTCGTTGAAGGCTGACTTTAATCTCATTCAAGAATTCTGAAAAACTTAAATAATCATCGTTTAAAAATTCAGCAGGTTTTCTGCTCCCCATTTTTGATAATATTAAGATGATTCGCCATTGGGTTGCAACAGGACAAACGTTAGAGAATACCGCTTCATATTTCTATCCTCTTTAAGGACTGTTGATTCCCCTTATGATAGAAAGTTCAGGATACACTCGAAAACGAACTTCGTTGCATCTGTGATCATGATCAACTTTGAAGAGGCGTTCAAAATTACCGATACATTGGTTTTTTCAAAAACCGGAAAACACCTGAGTGACGTACAACGAGCCGTTATTCAGGGAACTTGGAATTGTCAAAAATATCATGAAATTGCCTTAGAGTACCACTGTACTCCCGAATATCTGAAGCAGGATGTGGGGCCAAAGTTATGGAAATTGTTATCGGAGGAGTTGGGGGAAAGAGTCAGTAAAAAGAATTTTCGTACCGTTATTGAACGTCATACTTTGGTAGGGGAAGCAGGGAAAGTAAGTAGTGTGAGCGTCCCCGCTCACTTCCCGTCAACCGTCAACCGTCAACCGTCAACCGTCAACAGCCAACACTCAACACCCCCAAATATAGACTGGGGAGAAGCAACGGATGTTTCTGAATTCTATGGACGAATTCAAGAACTGGCTCAACTCAAACAGTGGATTTTACAAGAAGATTGTCGAGTCATTGCGGTGTTAGGAATGGGGGGAATTGGGAAAACTTCTTTATCGGTAAAACTCGGTCAACAAATTTATCCCCATTTTGAATTTGTAGTTTGGCGATCGCTACGAAACGCGCCACCCTTAACGGAAATTTTAATAGATTTAATTCAATTTCTGGCTAAGGAAACTGAGTTTAATATATCTCCCGACCCCTATCGGCAAATTTCCCAATTGGTTGATTGTTTACGAACATCTCGATGTTTAATTATTTTAGATAATACAGAATCTATTCTACAAGAGGGAAATCGAATGTCCCGCTATTATCCCGGTTATGAAAATTATGGCGATTTATTTAAACGTCTCGGAGAAACCCAACACCAAAGTTGTCTGCTGATCACCAGTCGGGAAAAACCCAGAGAAATTGCTGCTTTAGAAGGTCAAACGCTGAAAGTTCGTTCTTTACCTTTACTGGGATTAGATACGGAAAATTGTCAAGAAATTATTCAAGCTAAAGGAGTTTATGGTTCCTTAGAACAAGGAGAAAAATTAATTGAACGTTATGCCGGAAATCCCCTAGCCTTAAAAATTGTTACGACGACGATTTATGATTTATTTGAGGGAAATCTTAGCGAATTTTTAGAACAAATTCAACAAGGAACAGCGATATTTGGGGATGTCAGAGATATATTAGAGCAACAATTAGGGCGAATTTCTGAGTTAGAATTAGAAACAATGTACTGGTTAGCTATTAATCGAGAACCCTGTAACGTTGTTGATTTAAAAAAAGATTTATTATCGATAACTTCTACTGTAGAACTAATCGAGACTTTAGAATCTTTAAGTCGGCGATCGCTCATTGAAAAAAGTAGTGGAAGCTTCACCCAACAACCCGTCGTCATGGAATATATGATTGAACGGTTTATTGAGAAAATCCTTCAAGAAATCGAAACAGAAACCATTAAAACTTTAAACCAATATCCCCTAATTAAATCCCAAGCTAAAGATTATATTCGAGAAAGCCAAACTCGTTTAATTTTACAGCCTATTGTCCAAAAACTCTTAAACCGTTATCGAATTCCAGGGGAACTGAAACAAAAGTTTAAAACTCTGATTGAACACTTAAAACAACAAAGTCATTCCTCTGGTTACGCGGGAGGAAATATTATCAATCTTTGCCATAACTTAGATTTAGATTTAGCTGACTATGACTTTTCTCAATTAACGATTTGGCAAGCCTATTTACAAGATGCTAATTTACAAAATGTTAATTTTTCCGGTTCTGATTTATCTCGATCTATTTTTGCCAAAACCCTAGGAAATTCCCTAACCGTTGCTTTGGGTGCTCAGGGAATTTTAGCCACCGGAGATGCAGACGGCAAAATTATTTTATGGACAGTCGCAGAGGGTCAACAACTCTTAGTTTGTCAAGGTCAAACGGTCGGGGTAAAGTCCGTTAGCTTCAATACTGATGCGACCTTACTCGCCAGTGGTAGTCAGGATCAAACCGTGCGAGTCTGGAAAGTCACGACCGGAGAGTGTTTGAACCGTTGGCGCGAACATACAGGAACAGTCAACTGTGTTTGTTTTAGTCCTGACAGCCATTGGTTAGCCAGTGGGAGTGATGACCAAACCATCCGGGTTTGGGATACCCGCTCAGGACAATGTGTGCATCAGTTCATGGGTCACACCGACAGCATCCGCACGATTACTTTTAGTCCCGATGGTCTTACCCTCGCCAGCAGCAGTGAGGATCAGACCGTCAAACTTTGGGATATTCAAACCGGAAGTTGTTTACGCACCTTTTATGGAAATAACGCTTGGAACTGGGCCGTTGCTTTTGTCCCTTCGACTTCCACTCCCGGCAAAATTCATGTCATCGCCAGCAGTACCAACGAAGAAACCGTTCGTTTGTGGGATGTCAATACGGGTCACAGTTTCCATACGTTTCATGGCCATCAAGATTCTGTTTGGATCGGGGTTTTTAGTCCCGATGGTGAACGGTTAGCCAGTAGCAGCGATGACCAAACGGTGAAGCTCTGGGATATCAGAAGCGGAATTTGTCTGAAGACTTTAACCGGACTGGAAAGTCAGGTTTGTTCCTTGGCTTTTAGTCCCGATAGCCAAACCCTGGCTACAGGGAGTGTTGATCGCATGGTGCAGTTGTGGGATGTTCACACCGGACAACGGTTGCGAACCTTAAGAGGCCATCGTCATCAGGTGTGGTCGTTTGTTCTCAGTCCCAATGGTAGACGGTTAGCCAGTGGTAGTGATGACGATAAGGTGCGGTTGTGGGATGTGGGCACAGGTCGCTGTCTCAAACAGTTACAGGGTCATCAGGACTGGGTGTGGTCAGTCGCCTTTAGTCCCGATGGTAGTTTAATAGCCAGTGGCAGTTATGATCGCACGGTGAAACTCTGGGATGTGCAAACGGGGGAATGTCTGAAAACTTTGCATGGTCATAGCGATCGCATTCAAGCGGTGACGTTTAGTGCTTCGGGTAGGCTATTGGCTAGTGCCAGTGATGACGAAACGGTGAAACTCTGGGATGTGCAAACGGGAGAACTATTACAAACGTTGGAAGGACATCAGCGTTGGGTGGGTTCAGTGGCTTTCAGTCCCAAAGATGCGATTTTAGCCAGTGGGAGTAATGACCAAAGCATTCGACTGTGGAATGTGGAAACCGGAGAATGTTTGGCTGTTCTCGAAGGCCATAGCGATCGGGTTCATGTTTTGGCTTTTACTGCTAATGGTTCTATTTTAGTGAGTGGGAGTTATGATCGTTCGGTGAAGCGTTGGGACGTCAAAACGGGTGAATGTTTGCAAACTTGGTGGGGTGAAATTGAACGAGTCCAGGGAATTTTATTGCCTGTTGACGGAACAATTTGGGTGAGTGGAAGTTACAATCATAATGTCAAATTGTGGGACATGGCAACGGGAAAATGTGTTAAAAATTTAGAAGGCCATAGCCACCCCGTTTGGTCAGTTCATCTTGATGCTCAGGGCCGTTTTTTAGCCAGTGGTAGTCATGATCAGGGGATTAAGGTTTGGGATTTACAGACCGATGAATGTTTAAAAACTTTACGCGCTGATAAGCCATACAACGGATTGAATATTACGGGTGTGACCGGAATCACAACTGCTCAAAAAGTTACACTTAAAGCACTCGGTGCGATAGATCTTAACCCAGATCGAATATGATCAAGGGTAGCTTTACTCAATCTTTACAATTGTTAGATGATTTTTTGCTAAAT
It includes:
- a CDS encoding DUF2949 domain-containing protein; amino-acid sequence: MISPKQAQLIQFLRWELAIPASSIAMALRHPEQDSGQLPMILWQYGLVTLEQLDRIFDWLERFGSIMEVKPDRSSHSDYYQSSREETVDLSVSLVA
- a CDS encoding WD40 domain-containing protein; translation: MINFEEAFKITDTLVFSKTGKHLSDVQRAVIQGTWNCQKYHEIALEYHCTPEYLKQDVGPKLWKLLSEELGERVSKKNFRTVIERHTLVGEAGKVSSVSVPAHFPSTVNRQPSTVNSQHSTPPNIDWGEATDVSEFYGRIQELAQLKQWILQEDCRVIAVLGMGGIGKTSLSVKLGQQIYPHFEFVVWRSLRNAPPLTEILIDLIQFLAKETEFNISPDPYRQISQLVDCLRTSRCLIILDNTESILQEGNRMSRYYPGYENYGDLFKRLGETQHQSCLLITSREKPREIAALEGQTLKVRSLPLLGLDTENCQEIIQAKGVYGSLEQGEKLIERYAGNPLALKIVTTTIYDLFEGNLSEFLEQIQQGTAIFGDVRDILEQQLGRISELELETMYWLAINREPCNVVDLKKDLLSITSTVELIETLESLSRRSLIEKSSGSFTQQPVVMEYMIERFIEKILQEIETETIKTLNQYPLIKSQAKDYIRESQTRLILQPIVQKLLNRYRIPGELKQKFKTLIEHLKQQSHSSGYAGGNIINLCHNLDLDLADYDFSQLTIWQAYLQDANLQNVNFSGSDLSRSIFAKTLGNSLTVALGAQGILATGDADGKIILWTVAEGQQLLVCQGQTVGVKSVSFNTDATLLASGSQDQTVRVWKVTTGECLNRWREHTGTVNCVCFSPDSHWLASGSDDQTIRVWDTRSGQCVHQFMGHTDSIRTITFSPDGLTLASSSEDQTVKLWDIQTGSCLRTFYGNNAWNWAVAFVPSTSTPGKIHVIASSTNEETVRLWDVNTGHSFHTFHGHQDSVWIGVFSPDGERLASSSDDQTVKLWDIRSGICLKTLTGLESQVCSLAFSPDSQTLATGSVDRMVQLWDVHTGQRLRTLRGHRHQVWSFVLSPNGRRLASGSDDDKVRLWDVGTGRCLKQLQGHQDWVWSVAFSPDGSLIASGSYDRTVKLWDVQTGECLKTLHGHSDRIQAVTFSASGRLLASASDDETVKLWDVQTGELLQTLEGHQRWVGSVAFSPKDAILASGSNDQSIRLWNVETGECLAVLEGHSDRVHVLAFTANGSILVSGSYDRSVKRWDVKTGECLQTWWGEIERVQGILLPVDGTIWVSGSYNHNVKLWDMATGKCVKNLEGHSHPVWSVHLDAQGRFLASGSHDQGIKVWDLQTDECLKTLRADKPYNGLNITGVTGITTAQKVTLKALGAIDLNPDRI